The following coding sequences lie in one Klebsiella huaxiensis genomic window:
- a CDS encoding YybH family protein: MHNPNPQLKAAIEACDRAISQEDYASLMEYYAEDAALVVKPGMVVRGKENIRKAFIAIADYFQHRLVVTQGKMEIIEGGGNALVIMETRLDIPTAEGGTTQVTRRATYVFRQQGERWLCTVDNSYGTDLLDAPEV; this comes from the coding sequence ATGCATAATCCCAACCCGCAGTTAAAAGCCGCCATTGAAGCCTGCGATCGCGCCATCTCGCAGGAGGATTACGCCAGCCTGATGGAGTATTACGCCGAAGACGCCGCGCTGGTGGTTAAGCCGGGAATGGTAGTCAGGGGCAAAGAGAATATCCGCAAAGCGTTTATCGCCATCGCCGATTATTTTCAGCACCGGCTGGTGGTGACGCAGGGGAAGATGGAGATTATTGAAGGCGGCGGCAATGCGCTGGTGATTATGGAAACCCGGCTGGATATCCCGACGGCGGAAGGCGGCACGACACAGGTCACGCGGCGCGCAACCTATGTCTTTCGCCAGCAGGGTGAGCGCTGGCTATGTACCGTAGATAACTCCTACGGTACCGACCTGCTCGACGCTCCCGAGGTTTAA
- a CDS encoding YfeK family protein yields the protein MKNILCAVMALFLTLPAFAKLNAYQEARINAMLDALAQKKDLIFVRNGDAHTCEEAVSHLRLKLGNTRNRINTAEQFIDKVASSSSITGKPYIVRIPGKSDENAQPYLHTLIAETDKTVTAENQ from the coding sequence ATGAAGAATATTCTCTGCGCGGTGATGGCATTATTTCTTACACTTCCCGCCTTTGCCAAACTCAACGCTTATCAAGAAGCGCGCATTAACGCGATGCTCGACGCCCTGGCGCAAAAGAAAGATCTGATCTTCGTGCGCAACGGTGATGCCCATACCTGCGAGGAAGCAGTCTCACACCTGCGGCTAAAATTAGGCAATACCCGAAATCGCATCAATACCGCCGAGCAATTTATTGATAAGGTAGCATCATCGTCGTCTATTACTGGGAAGCCCTATATCGTCAGGATCCCTGGAAAAAGCGACGAAAACGCGCAGCCGTACCTGCACACCCTGATCGCTGAGACGGATAAAACGGTCACGGCGGAAAATCAATAG
- a CDS encoding type 1 glutamine amidotransferase encodes MQIHFIVHEVFEAPGAYLHWAQARGYATSWSRVYAGDALPENADDFDMLVVLGGPQSPRTTLSECPYFDTHAEQRLIAQAIAAGRTVIGICLGSQLIGEALGAPVMQSPEKEIGHYPLTLTTAGLQDSKLSHFGPSLVVGHWHNDMPGLTPEAEVMASSEGCPRQIVKYRDRVYGFQCHMEFDAEVIELLIAHSQPELSAARGRRFIRSEQEMRGWDYREMNQKLWTFLDKLTMN; translated from the coding sequence ATGCAGATCCACTTTATTGTCCATGAAGTCTTTGAAGCGCCGGGAGCGTATCTGCATTGGGCGCAGGCGCGCGGTTACGCTACCAGTTGGTCACGCGTTTACGCGGGTGATGCACTGCCAGAAAATGCGGATGACTTTGATATGCTGGTTGTGCTGGGCGGCCCGCAATCGCCGCGCACGACGCTATCTGAATGCCCTTATTTTGATACCCACGCCGAGCAGCGCTTAATCGCCCAGGCGATTGCTGCCGGGCGAACGGTCATTGGCATTTGCCTCGGCTCGCAACTGATTGGCGAAGCGCTGGGCGCGCCGGTGATGCAAAGCCCGGAAAAAGAGATTGGTCATTATCCGCTAACGCTAACCACTGCGGGCCTGCAGGATAGCAAACTCTCCCACTTTGGCCCTTCACTGGTGGTTGGCCACTGGCATAATGACATGCCGGGACTGACCCCGGAAGCGGAAGTGATGGCCTCCAGCGAAGGCTGCCCGCGGCAGATAGTGAAATATCGCGACCGGGTATATGGTTTCCAATGCCATATGGAATTTGATGCTGAGGTCATTGAACTGCTGATTGCTCATTCGCAGCCAGAGCTCAGCGCCGCCAGAGGCAGACGTTTCATCCGCAGCGAACAAGAAATGCGCGGCTGGGACTACCGTGAGATGAATCAGAAACTGTGGACGTTTCTCGACAAACTGACGATGAATTAA